Within the Ensifer canadensis genome, the region GCTTGTCCGATCGTGTCCGCTTCGAGCTTCAGGACTATAGGACGATGCAGGGGCGGCAGTTCGACCGCATCGTGTCGGTCGGTATGTTCGAACATGTCGGCATCGGCAATTACGGCCGATTCTTTCGCAAGATCAGGGAATTGTTGAAGCCTGAGGGCGTGATGCTGTTGCACTCGATCGGGCAGGTCTACAAACCCTGGGCGACCAATCCATGGATCGAGAAATACATCTTCCCCGGCGGTTACATCCCGGCGCTTTCGGAGGTTCTGCCTTCCGTTGAAAAGACCCAGCTTCTCGTCAAGGATATCGAGATCCTGTCGATGCACTATGCCTGGACATTAAGGGCGTGGCGGGAGCGTTTCCTCGCGCGGCGCGAAGAGGCGGTAAAGCTGTTCGACGAGCGCTTCTTCCGGATGTGGGAGTTCTATCTCGCCGCGTCGGAGACGGCCTTCCTGCATGACAAGCACTTCATCTTCCAGCTGCAGCTGTCGCCGTCGCTCGATACGGTGCCTTTCGCACGCGGTTACATCGAGGCGAAGGAACGGGAACTGATGGAATTCGAAATGACCCGCCCGCCGCTTGAGCTGGTGGATATTTAACGCATGTCGCCCGAAAGTGCGCCGCGGTTTCGGTGCAACGACATCCTTAGAAAACACAGGTCGAGCGCACCTCTCCTGTGGAGTTCCGGTTTCGCCACGCAAGCCTTCACTTGGCCTTGAAGACCTGCGCCTTTATGGTCGCCGACTGAAAACAGGAAAGACGGATCCCACCATGGCCAGCCCAGCAAAACCCATCGCCGCCATCATTGCCAGCGAGATCAAGGCGTCGACCTCCCAGGTAATCGCCGCGGTGGAGCTGCTCGATGAGGGCGCGACGGTGCCGTTCATCGCGCGTTACCGCAAGGAAGTGACCGGCGGGCTCGACGACACGCAGCTGCGCACGCTGGCTGAGCGTCTGACCTATCTGCGCGAACTGGAGGCAAGGCGGGGTTCGATCATCGAATCGATCCGCGGACAGGGCAAGCTGACCGACGAACTCGAAGCCAAGATCGCCGCGGTGGAAACCAAGGCCGAACTCGAAGATATCTATCTGCCCTACAAGCCGAAGCGGCGCACCAAGGCGGAGATCGCCAAGGAGCGGGGCCTTGGGCCGCTTGCCGAAGCTATTCTCGCCGACCGGACGGTCGCACCGGCTGACCGCGCCGCAAAGTTTCTGACGGCAGATGTGCCCGATGTGAAGACGGCGCTTGACGGCGCGCGCGACATTATCGCCGAAGGCATGGCGGAGAATGCCGACCTGCTCGGCCGCCTGCGCAATCACATGAAGGGCGCGGCGTTCCTGCGGGCCAAGGTCGTCGACGGCAAGCAGGCGGCGGGTGCCAAGTTCTCGGACTATTTCGATCATTCCGAACGCTGGGCGACCACACCGGGTCACCGGGCGCTTGCCATGCTGCGCGGCTGGAACGAGGAGGTGTTGTCAGTCGATATCGTCGTCGATCAGGACGATACGTCTCCCGTCAAACCGGTCGAGCGCATGATTGCGGCCGCCTACAATGTCGGCGGACAGCTGCCGGGCGACAAATGGCTTTCCGAGGTTATCGGTTGGACCTGGCGCGTGAAGCTGTCGATGTCGCTGTCTCTCGACCTGATGCGCGAGCTGCGCGAACGGGCGGAAGAGGAAGCAATCCACGTTTTCGCCCGCAACCTGAAGGACCTGCTGCTGGCCGCTCCGGCCGGCTCGCGCGCGACGATGGGGCTGGATCCGGGCATTCGCACCGGCGTCAAGGTCGCCATTGTCGATGGTACCGGCAAGCTTTTGGAGACAACGACCGTTTATCCGTTCCCGCCGAAGAACGATGTCCGCGGCACGCAGGCCGAGCTGGCATCGCTGGTCCGCAAGCACAAGGTCGAGCTGATCGCGATCGGCAATGGCACCGGCAGCCGCGAGACGGAGAAGCTTGTCGCCGACATGCTTGCCCAACTGCCGGCGCCAAAGCCCACCAAGGTCATCGTGTCCGAAGCCGGTGCTTCGGTCTATTCCGCCTCGGAGACGGCCGCACTTGAGTTCCCCGGTCTAGACGTCTCCCTGCGTGGCGCCGTCTCCATCGCCCGGCGCCTGCAGGACCCGCTGGCTGAGCTCGTCAAGATCGAGCCGAAGTCGATCGGCGTCGGCCAGTATCAGCACGATGTCGACCAGTCGAAGCTCAACCGCTCGCTGGATGCGGTCGTGGAAGACGCGGTGAACGCCGTCGGTGTCGATGTGAATACGGCATCCGCACCGCTGCTTGCGCGCGTCTCCGGTCTCGGCAAGTCTTCGGCAGAAGCGATCGTCGCACACCGCGATGCCGCCGGACCGTTCGCCAGCCGCAAGGAACTCTTGAACGTCGCGCGTCTCGGCGCCCGCACCTTTGAACAGTGCGCCGGCTTCCTGCGCATTCCTGATGGCAAGGAGCCGCTCGATGCGTCGTCGGTCCACCCGGAAGCCTATGGTGTCGCCAAGAAGATCGTCGCGGCCTGCGGGCGCGATGTGCGCGCATTGATGGGCGACAGCGCGGCGTTGAAGCAGCTCGATCCGCGTGTCTTCGTCGATGAGCGTTTTGGCCTGCCGACGGTGAAGGACATTCTGGCCGAACTGGAAAAACCGGGCCGCGACCCGCGCCCGAGCTTCAAGACCGCGACCTTCGCCGAGGGCATCGACGACATCAAGGATCTGAAGGTCGGCATGCAGCTCGAAGGCACCGTGACAAATGTTGCCGCCTTTGGCGCCTTCGTCGACATCGGCGTCCATCAGGATGGCCTCGTTCATGTTTCGCAGCTTGCGGACCGGTTCGTGAAGGACCCCCATGAAGTGGTCAAGGCCGGCGACGTGGTTCAGGTGCGGGTGACCGAGGTGGATGTACCGCGCAAGCGCATTGGCTTGACCATGCGCAAGGACATCGGTGCCGATACGGGCCGCGAGGCGAGGGCGCCGGCATCGAACAACGGCAATCGCAGCGCGCCAGCGCGTCCGCAGAAGCCGCAGCAGCCGTCGCAGGGCGCCTTTGGTGCCGCGCTCATGGAAGCGATGAAGCGCAAGTAATACGGGTCGCCCAGAAGTCGTATCGGTTCCCGGGTTACTCTCCGTAAATTAGTCAATTGTAATATACGGATTGCTCCGCCATACTGATCTCGTGGCGGCACTTGTATCGTGTCGCGAGCAAGTGCCGATCATAACAATGCCGGTCAACGGCGGATGAGGTCAGCGGAAACTCCTTTTCCGCCGGGTTTCCCGGCGAAAGGAGGTGCGTCATGGGACGCAATATGATCCGTGGCCTCGCTCGAGCCGTCATATTGGCGGCCGCGGTGACGGCACTTCCAAACCCGGCAAGTTCGCAGGTGATGGCGAACTGTGCCGCGCGATCCGAAGTGATCGAATTTTTCATGCGACAGTATCAGGAAAAGCCTGCGGGGATCGGATTGATCAACCCGCATGCGGTGATGGAAATCTATGCCGCCGATAGCGGCACCTGGACCCTGATCGTCACGGATGTCACCGGCCGAAGCTGTGTCATCCTTGCCGGCAAAAGCTGGGAGGCACTGCCGCCCCAGCCGATACCGAAGGCATAGAGCATGTCGCGCAAAAGTGTGCAGCGGTTTTGCGATAACGACATGCGGCATAACAGGAAACTTTAAGTCTGTCGCCGCCTGTCGCAGACGATCGCCGGGCAGGGCGCCCGGCGTTAGATTCCGTGTCTTGCAGCCCTCACTGCGGCCGGCCGACGCTGGCATAGGCAAAGCCGTGCTTTGCAACTTCGTCGGGGCGATAGATGTTTCTGAGGTCGACCAGTACCGGCGCCTTCATCACGGCTTTCAACCGGCGGAAGTCGAGCGCGCGGAACTCGTTCCATTCGGTCACGATCACCAGCACGTCGGCCTCTGCGGCTGCCTCGTACGGATCCTTGGCGAAATCGAGACCGTCCATCAGTTTCTTGGCGTTTTCCATGCCTTCCGGATCATAGCCGACGACATGGGCGCCGGCGTCCTGCAGCGTCTGAACCACGGTGATGGCCGGGCTGTCGCGCATGTCGTCGGTGTTCGGCTTGAAGGTGAGGCCGAGGACGGCGACCTTGCGTCCGCGTACATCGCCGCCGGCAGCCGCGATAACCTTGCGGCCCATGGCGCGCTTGCGGTTGTCATTGATGGCGACGGTGGTCTCGACCAGGCGCACGGGGCTGTCGAAGTCCTGGGCGGTCTTGACCAGCGCCAGCGTGTCCTTCGGGAAGCAGGAGCCGCCGTAACCCGGGCCGGCATGCAGGAATTTTCCACCGATACGGCCGTCGAGGCCGATGCCGCGGGCAACGTCCTGCACGTTGGCGTCGACCTTCTCGCAGAGATCGGCCATCTCGTTGATGAAGGTGATCTTCATCGCCAGGAAAGCGTTGCCGGCGTATTTGATTAGTTCGGAGGTGCGGCGCGAGGTGAAGACCAGCGGCGCCTGGTTGAGGTAGAGCGGACGGTAGACCTCGGTCATGACGTCGCGGGCGCGCGCATCATCGTCGGCAAGGCCGATGACGATGCGGTCGGGGCGCTTGAAGTCCTCGATGGCGGCACCTTCGCGCAGGAATTCCGGATTGGAAACCACGGCGAAATCGGCGTCCGGGTTGGTTTCGCGGATGATGCGCTCGACCTCGTCGCCGGTGCCGACCGGAACCGTCGACTTCGTCACGATGACGGTGAAACCCTTGAGGTTGACGGCGATCTCGCGCGCTGCGGCGTAGACATAGGAGAGATCGGCATGGCCGTCGCCGCGACGCGACGGCGTGCCGACGGCGATGAAGATCGCGTCGCTGTCCGCGACCGCCGAAACGAGATCCGTGGTGAACGACAGGCGGCCGGACTGGACATTGCTCGCGACGAGATGGTCGAGGCCGGGTTCAAAGATCGGAATGCGCCCCTGCATCAGGGCATCGATCTTGCTTTCGTCCTTGTCGAGGCAAACCACGTCATGGCCGAAATCGGCAAAACACACACCCGAAACAAGGCCGACATAGCCGGCGCCGATCATCGTGACTTTCATCTGCTCTTCCTTTTGTTGCGAGAGCTTCGCTTATGCAAAGTGTGGCGACGGCAGTCGTCGCCGATGGTTGCCTCAGGCCTGCCGGGCCGGCGAGCCAGCCTTCTCGGAGCGACCGTAATATTCGTCATACCAGGCTGCAAAGCGCGCGACACCGTCTTCCACCGAAATCGACGGCTTGAAATCGGTGAGCGCCTCAAGCAGATCCGGAGACGCATAGGTGCGTGGCACATCGCCCTGCTGCATCGGCAGCATGTTGCGAAGCGCCGGGCGACCGACTGCCTTTTCGATCGTCTCGATGAAGGTCATCAGTTCGACCGGCTGGCCGCCGCCGATATTGACGACGCGGAATGGCGCCTGCCGCGACAGCGTGTCCTGCGCCTTTTCGGATGGCACCCGGTTTTCCTCCGAGGGGAGGACATGCGAAAGCCTGAGGATGCCTTCGACGAGATCGTCGATATAGGTGAAGTCGCGGCTCATGCGGCCTTCGCCGTAAATGTCGATCGGCCGGTCGTTGTGGATGGCGTCGATGAACTTGAACAGCGCCATGTCGGGCCGACCCCAGGGGCCATAGACCGTGAAGAAACGGAAGGCCGTCGTCGGCACCTTGTAGAGATGGGCATAGCTGTGCGCCATCAGTTCCATCGATTTCTTCGTCGCCGCGTAGATCGTCATCGGCTCGTCGGCCCGGTCTGTCTCGGCGAAAGGGATCTTTTCGTTGGCGCCGTAGATCGATGAGGTCGAGGCCAGCATCAGGTGCTTGGGGCCGATTTCGCGCGCCAACTCCAACATGTTCCAGGAGCCGATGAGGTTGGAATCGACATAGGCCTTGGGGTTTTCCAGGCTGTAGCGGACGCCGGCCTGGGCAGCCAGATGGATGATGACCTCCGGCTCGGCAAGCTCTGCGGCGTGGTTCAGCGCATCCCGGTCTTCCAGCATGCCGACGACCGCCTTGAAGCCGTTCGAGCGGGCGAGGATCGCGTGGCGCTGTTCCTTGAGCGTGACGTCGTAGTAGGGCGTCATTCCGTCGAAGCCGACGACGAAATGCCCTTCGTCGATCAGTCGCTTTGCAAGATGAAAACCGATGAAGCCGGCCGTGCCGGTGATGAGGTAGCGCAAGACGATATCCCCAGATTGCGTTGTCGCGCGTTCATACGAAGAAAGCAGGGCAATGGAAAGCCGAAACCGTCATTCCGAGGGGCGGTCGAGCCCTTGCTGAAGGGCGGAAAGGATCGACATCGCCTGGCCGGCATACTGGCTGATCCAACGATTGTGGATGGCCTGGATCGGCATGGCGTTGAGGTGGTTCCAGCGCTCGCGGCCCTCACGCTGAACGATCACCAGATCGGCGTCTTCGAGAACTCTTAAATGCTGCATGACGGTGCAGCGATCAAGGCTGTCAAACTGCTCGCAGAGCATGCCGGTCGTCTGCGGCTCATCCTTCAGGGCGTCGAGGATCTGTCGGCGCAGGCCGTTGGCGAGTGCCTTGAAAACAAGGTCATCTTTCGAATCGGTTGACATGTTATATTTTTATAACATATGCTGTGTCAGCACAATGGGAGAAGAGGTCATGTCTTTCGAATTTCGTGTGAATGGACGCATCGACCGGCCTGTCGCCGAGGTATTCGATGCCGTGGTCAATCCTGATCAGATCAGCAAGTACTTCGTCACCCTTGGCGGGGTCAGTGGGCCCTTGGTCGCCGGAACAACGGTTACCTGGTGGGGCAACGTGCCGATAGAGGTCGAGGCCGTGGAACCCCACGAGCGCATCGTCCTTCGCTGGGATGCGATGGTGGAGAAGGAGGAGGAGCCTTATCGCACCAAGGTCGAGATGCGCTTCCAGCCACTCGAGGACGGCGCCACCATGGTGACGATCGCCGAAACCGGCTGGCGCGAAAACGCGCGCGGACAGAAGAGTTCCTACATGAACTGCGAGGGTTGGTCGCAAATGCTGGCCTGCATGAAGGCCTGGCTCGAATACGGCATCAACCTGCGCCAGGGCTACTACGTCAGCGAATTGTCCGGGCAGCCCGCAACCGAGCCGCCGCTTTAAGGGAGATCACACGATGACGATTACGGGTGGTATCAACATCGCTATGAAGGTGCCGTCGCACCAATATGAGGCGGTCGTCGCCTTCTACCGCGACACGGTCGGTCTCGAGCCTTTCGACGAGAAGGCGCCGGCCAAGGGTTTTATCCTCGGTCCTAACAGGCTTTGGATCGACGAGGCGCCGAATTACAGCCAGGCGGAGGTGTGGCTCGAACTCTTCACCGACGACCATGAGGCCGCACTCGGCGGGCTTGCCGAAAAAGGCGTGGTGCGCTGCGATGCGGTCGAGGATCTCGGCGAAGGCTTTCGCGGCGGCTGGATCATGAACCCGGCCAACATTGTGCACATGCTGCGCACGCCGGACGCCTGGTAGGCGCCCGGCAGCGGGATTAGTAGGCGAACGGCTCGCCGGCGTTTGCCGGCGTCGACATTGGCGCGAGCGTCTCATTCATCGGCGCTTCCGCCTGCAGCACGACGACGCGCGAATCCTTCGGCACGCGGCTGTAGAGATCGATGATATCAGGGTTGAAGAGCCGGATGCAGCCGCTCGATACCGCCTTGCCGATCGACCAGGCCTCGGTGGTTCCGTGGATGCGGAACAGCGTGTCGCGGTCGCCCTGGAAAAGGTAGAGCGCGCGCGGCCCAAGCGGGTTGCGCACGCCCGGTTCCATGCCGCCGGCAAGCGGGCCGTAGCGTTCGGGTTCGCGCGCGACCATGCTGGAGGTGGGCGTCCAGCGCGGCCATTCGGCCTTGCGGCCGATACGGGCTTCGCCTTCGAATTCCAGGCCGGCCTTGCCGACCCCGATACCGTAGCGCATCGCCATGCCGCCGTCCTGGACCAGGTAGAGGAAGCGATTCTGCGTGTCGATCACGATGGTGCCGGGCGGCTCATGGGTCGCATAGGCAACCTGCTGGCGCAGATAGCGCGTATCGACCTTCCTGATATCGATGGCGTCGAGCGGAAACTTTTCGTCCGGCTTCGGTCCATACATCGCGACATAGTAGGGATCGGGTCCCTTCGGCTTCGCCGGTCCGCCGCTGGTCACGCAGCCTGCGAGCGTGGACGTGGCAAGAAGGAGGGCGAAGAGCTGCGCCAAGCGGCCGGCGCTGTTCCGGGACACACACATAATCGGGTCAATATTCCTGCTGATTGCATTTCGGGAGGGAGCGGACGTTGCCGCCGTGTACGGCCGTTCTAATGCCAAACATGGCCTCGGGGAGGCAAGAGCGCGACGGAATTGAGGCAATTGGTGAGTGTCACCGAAAGGCGACAGTGCGGAGGTCTGCGTGAAAGCGCTAGATCGCGATGCCAGACTGGCATCATCGCTTGATCCGCTTTCCATCGCGGGTGTATGCCTTTTTCATGCAATGGAGCGATCAGGCCATCATTCTCGGGATCAGGCGGCACGGCGAAAGCTCGGCCATCGCCGAAGTCATGACTGCGTCGCGGGGCCGGCATCTTGGCATGGTGCGGTCCGGCCGTTCGCGCACCATGCAGCCCGTCCTTCAGCCGGGAAATACCGTCGAATTGACCTGGCGCGCGCGGCTCGATGAGCATATGGGCGAGTTCCGCATCGAGCCGCTCGAACTCCGGGCGGCGCGGCTGATGGAGGCGGCCACGTCAGTCTATGGCATCCAGGCGCTGGGCGCGCTTTTACGCCTGCTGCCGGAGCGCGATCCGCATCCGCATCTCTATGAGGCGCTGGCCGTCATCGTCGATCACCTCGAGGATCCGGCCGATGCCGGTGAACTGTTCGTGCGCTTCGAACTTGCCGTTTTGAACGATCTTGGTTTCGGGCTTGATCTGACCGAATGCGTGGCGACCGGAACGCGCGAAGACCTGGCCTTCGTGTCGCCGAAGTCGGGCCGGGCCGTCTGCCGCGCAGCCGGCATGCCCTATGCCGACCGCATGCTCGCGCTGCCGGAGTTTCTCGCCG harbors:
- a CDS encoding ArsR/SmtB family transcription factor, whose product is MSTDSKDDLVFKALANGLRRQILDALKDEPQTTGMLCEQFDSLDRCTVMQHLRVLEDADLVIVQREGRERWNHLNAMPIQAIHNRWISQYAGQAMSILSALQQGLDRPSE
- a CDS encoding L,D-transpeptidase, producing the protein MCVSRNSAGRLAQLFALLLATSTLAGCVTSGGPAKPKGPDPYYVAMYGPKPDEKFPLDAIDIRKVDTRYLRQQVAYATHEPPGTIVIDTQNRFLYLVQDGGMAMRYGIGVGKAGLEFEGEARIGRKAEWPRWTPTSSMVAREPERYGPLAGGMEPGVRNPLGPRALYLFQGDRDTLFRIHGTTEAWSIGKAVSSGCIRLFNPDIIDLYSRVPKDSRVVVLQAEAPMNETLAPMSTPANAGEPFAY
- a CDS encoding Tex family protein, yielding MASPAKPIAAIIASEIKASTSQVIAAVELLDEGATVPFIARYRKEVTGGLDDTQLRTLAERLTYLRELEARRGSIIESIRGQGKLTDELEAKIAAVETKAELEDIYLPYKPKRRTKAEIAKERGLGPLAEAILADRTVAPADRAAKFLTADVPDVKTALDGARDIIAEGMAENADLLGRLRNHMKGAAFLRAKVVDGKQAAGAKFSDYFDHSERWATTPGHRALAMLRGWNEEVLSVDIVVDQDDTSPVKPVERMIAAAYNVGGQLPGDKWLSEVIGWTWRVKLSMSLSLDLMRELRERAEEEAIHVFARNLKDLLLAAPAGSRATMGLDPGIRTGVKVAIVDGTGKLLETTTVYPFPPKNDVRGTQAELASLVRKHKVELIAIGNGTGSRETEKLVADMLAQLPAPKPTKVIVSEAGASVYSASETAALEFPGLDVSLRGAVSIARRLQDPLAELVKIEPKSIGVGQYQHDVDQSKLNRSLDAVVEDAVNAVGVDVNTASAPLLARVSGLGKSSAEAIVAHRDAAGPFASRKELLNVARLGARTFEQCAGFLRIPDGKEPLDASSVHPEAYGVAKKIVAACGRDVRALMGDSAALKQLDPRVFVDERFGLPTVKDILAELEKPGRDPRPSFKTATFAEGIDDIKDLKVGMQLEGTVTNVAAFGAFVDIGVHQDGLVHVSQLADRFVKDPHEVVKAGDVVQVRVTEVDVPRKRIGLTMRKDIGADTGREARAPASNNGNRSAPARPQKPQQPSQGAFGAALMEAMKRK
- the rkpK gene encoding UDP-glucose dehydrogenase family protein, which produces MKVTMIGAGYVGLVSGVCFADFGHDVVCLDKDESKIDALMQGRIPIFEPGLDHLVASNVQSGRLSFTTDLVSAVADSDAIFIAVGTPSRRGDGHADLSYVYAAAREIAVNLKGFTVIVTKSTVPVGTGDEVERIIRETNPDADFAVVSNPEFLREGAAIEDFKRPDRIVIGLADDDARARDVMTEVYRPLYLNQAPLVFTSRRTSELIKYAGNAFLAMKITFINEMADLCEKVDANVQDVARGIGLDGRIGGKFLHAGPGYGGSCFPKDTLALVKTAQDFDSPVRLVETTVAINDNRKRAMGRKVIAAAGGDVRGRKVAVLGLTFKPNTDDMRDSPAITVVQTLQDAGAHVVGYDPEGMENAKKLMDGLDFAKDPYEAAAEADVLVIVTEWNEFRALDFRRLKAVMKAPVLVDLRNIYRPDEVAKHGFAYASVGRPQ
- a CDS encoding glyoxalase/bleomycin resistance/dioxygenase family protein, with the protein product MTITGGINIAMKVPSHQYEAVVAFYRDTVGLEPFDEKAPAKGFILGPNRLWIDEAPNYSQAEVWLELFTDDHEAALGGLAEKGVVRCDAVEDLGEGFRGGWIMNPANIVHMLRTPDAW
- the recO gene encoding DNA repair protein RecO, translating into MQWSDQAIILGIRRHGESSAIAEVMTASRGRHLGMVRSGRSRTMQPVLQPGNTVELTWRARLDEHMGEFRIEPLELRAARLMEAATSVYGIQALGALLRLLPERDPHPHLYEALAVIVDHLEDPADAGELFVRFELAVLNDLGFGLDLTECVATGTREDLAFVSPKSGRAVCRAAGMPYADRMLALPEFLAVEARSAADYDSLAAAFRLTAFFLNRHVYEPRGLKVSSARDGFVNAALKALRPSSSAA
- a CDS encoding SRPBCC domain-containing protein, which translates into the protein MSFEFRVNGRIDRPVAEVFDAVVNPDQISKYFVTLGGVSGPLVAGTTVTWWGNVPIEVEAVEPHERIVLRWDAMVEKEEEPYRTKVEMRFQPLEDGATMVTIAETGWRENARGQKSSYMNCEGWSQMLACMKAWLEYGINLRQGYYVSELSGQPATEPPL
- a CDS encoding NAD-dependent epimerase; the protein is MRYLITGTAGFIGFHLAKRLIDEGHFVVGFDGMTPYYDVTLKEQRHAILARSNGFKAVVGMLEDRDALNHAAELAEPEVIIHLAAQAGVRYSLENPKAYVDSNLIGSWNMLELAREIGPKHLMLASTSSIYGANEKIPFAETDRADEPMTIYAATKKSMELMAHSYAHLYKVPTTAFRFFTVYGPWGRPDMALFKFIDAIHNDRPIDIYGEGRMSRDFTYIDDLVEGILRLSHVLPSEENRVPSEKAQDTLSRQAPFRVVNIGGGQPVELMTFIETIEKAVGRPALRNMLPMQQGDVPRTYASPDLLEALTDFKPSISVEDGVARFAAWYDEYYGRSEKAGSPARQA